From the genome of Methanofollis sp. UBA420:
CGACGACTACACCCATCCGGTCTCCTATAAGGGGAAGTTCGAGATCGCCTTCAACACCCTCCAGAAGGTCATGAAAGAACCGGGACAGTACAGGTCTGACCTCCTCATCGTCGACGAGGTCCACCACGGCGCCGGCCTGAAGTTCAGGAACGCCCTCGCCGTCCCCTGCCGGTGGAGGATGGGCCTTTCCGCCACGGTGGAGGGCGGGGAGAGGACCGATGTCCTGGACCGCTCTCTCGGGAAGACTGTCTACACCTACACCCTCGCCGATGCCCGGCGGGACGGCATCGTCCCGGAGTTCACCCTGGTGGTCCACAAGACCTTCCTCGACATCGCCGAGGAGGCCGAGTTCGCGTCGATCACCGAGAATATCAGGAAAATCCTGAACTTCATCAATGCCACGCAGACCGAAGAGATCCATGCCCTCTCCCGCTACCGCTTCAAGAGGTTCGAGAGCCTCGGGGACTTTGTCCGTCTGATGACCGATCTCCGGTACCGCAGTGTCGAGGTCCCCGACGAGTGGCTCCAGCTGGTCGGCTTGATAAACAAACGCCGGTGGGTCATCCACCGGTCGTCGCCGAAACTGGAGCGTGCCGTGGCCCTTGCCCGGGACCTTGCCGGGACGCACAAGTGCGTCCTCTTTGCGATGGATATTGCGACCTGCGAGAAGGTCTATGAACGCCTGTCGGGTTCTGTGCCGGCCTCTCTCGTCCACTCGAAGTTGAAGGACGACGAGGTCAAACACGCACTCCAGGCATTCAGGTCAGGCCAGAACGGTGTTCTGATCGCCCCGAAGATGCTCGACGAGGGTGTCGATATCCCTGACGCCGAGGTCGGGATCAATGTGGCCTCCTCCAAGACGAAGCTCCAGCTTATCCAGCGCCTGGGCAGGATCCTGCGGAACAGGCCGAACAAAAGGCCGGTCTTCCACCACTTCGTCGCGGTCCCCCGCACCTACATCGTCTCCGAGGACTCGTTCTCGTACCAGAACGACCTCGCCTGGGTCACCGACGTGGCCCTGAAGATGGGCATCCCGATCACGGAGGTCACCGACGAGGCGGACGGCTTCGCCGCGTTCGAGCGGGAGTCTGAGGCCGCCGTCTCCCGGTACTATGCCGATCACGACCGCCTGGTGACCGACGACTTCGGCGTGATCAAGGTCCGCACGATCGTCGACGCCATCCTCCCTGAGGCGCGGGCACGTCTGGTCCGCCTCCTCGGCGGGATGGCCGGCCCCCTCACCGACGAGGAGTGGGCCCGTCTGCTCAGGTCGGCGTACGGCGACGAGCAGATGCTGGAGATCCCGAGTCAGCGCTGGCTTCTGATCATCGCCGGGAGGGACCCGGCGAGGATACGGGACCTCATCCTCCGTTATCAAAACCCAATTGACAGGGTTGACGTTGAAAGGGCTAATGATTCGAAGGGAGGTAGTAATCAGCTCCCGGAAAGAAGTATCTCTAGTGATAGACAGGACAATGTCGCACTTTTGATCGCTGCCCTTAAGGATCCACGGAAGCGAGGCGAACGTGACCGAACAGGGATATTCCTTGTCCTTGAAGGGGTACGAGCAGTCGAACCATTGATCAGTTTGCTGCATGATCCAGATACAGATGTCCTTGAACGTGTGATAGGTATACTCGGACAGATTGGGGACAGAAGGGCGGTGAAACCCGTGATACAGTGTCTTCAGAACCCCGCCCCAAGAGTGAGGGTACGGGCTGTGCAGGTGCTTGGTGGTCTTGGAGATATACGGGCTCGGCCTGAGGTGGTAAGACTATATCTCGACAATAACCCGCAGGTACGGAGAGCTGCGGAGACAGCAGTCCGGAAGTTGAGTGATCAGGTGAAATAAGGGATCATAAGGAGCGATTGGTGCAGTCAGTCCTCTGCCTGATTGGGGGTGTTTCCTTTGTATTAATGCTCATGTTTCATCCGGGGGACGTTAAGGACGGGTATGATGCCCGAAGATAGCGTCCCTACCTTTTACTTTCTGTCATTCCTGTCTCCACCGCCACTCTCTGTCCCTCGATGGCCACCTTCCCCGTCACGCAGAATGCGCCCGGTTCGCACCTGCCGCGGAGCGGGCAGAGGCCATGTGTCTCAGAGACATCCGATGTACTCGTCGCTGTCTCCATCATCAGCCTGAGAATGTCTCCCTCCCGGGGATTGACGTTCTGATGATCAGGATCCGGCGAGGGCGCCTCCCCCTCACATGTACCGAAACGCCCCTCTCACGTACGGCCTGAGAGACGCCTCTGTCCTCTCGAAGGCCGTGATATCCATCGTCCCGTGCTGC
Proteins encoded in this window:
- a CDS encoding HEAT repeat domain-containing protein, whose product is MKHLSAYELEYLEHPEHFTFPYFRATKLDPQTAPVALSLADEELLNHYDNDYHHRTFHRTLFVPQLDTAGSAYQSLEDYIAKISADVLSERFGDGSGPDYSLAEFSAFRKHLVTALHTYPEIQKVQVLKKIALKAGLPLAGIDESARIFAVGSSLFAMEFYLTLKRAERWEEFQRAWPRSDEALLEMTETPEILLTLWKHQVAARDCWIAAGGVGVLEMATATGKTLVGLASAYHLFRRFGSLKVLVLCHSRAILNQWRREAIEKLGFVGDPDDDYTHPVSYKGKFEIAFNTLQKVMKEPGQYRSDLLIVDEVHHGAGLKFRNALAVPCRWRMGLSATVEGGERTDVLDRSLGKTVYTYTLADARRDGIVPEFTLVVHKTFLDIAEEAEFASITENIRKILNFINATQTEEIHALSRYRFKRFESLGDFVRLMTDLRYRSVEVPDEWLQLVGLINKRRWVIHRSSPKLERAVALARDLAGTHKCVLFAMDIATCEKVYERLSGSVPASLVHSKLKDDEVKHALQAFRSGQNGVLIAPKMLDEGVDIPDAEVGINVASSKTKLQLIQRLGRILRNRPNKRPVFHHFVAVPRTYIVSEDSFSYQNDLAWVTDVALKMGIPITEVTDEADGFAAFERESEAAVSRYYADHDRLVTDDFGVIKVRTIVDAILPEARARLVRLLGGMAGPLTDEEWARLLRSAYGDEQMLEIPSQRWLLIIAGRDPARIRDLILRYQNPIDRVDVERANDSKGGSNQLPERSISSDRQDNVALLIAALKDPRKRGERDRTGIFLVLEGVRAVEPLISLLHDPDTDVLERVIGILGQIGDRRAVKPVIQCLQNPAPRVRVRAVQVLGGLGDIRARPEVVRLYLDNNPQVRRAAETAVRKLSDQVK